Proteins found in one Populus alba chromosome 14, ASM523922v2, whole genome shotgun sequence genomic segment:
- the LOC118041368 gene encoding probable plastid-lipid-associated protein 11, chloroplastic: MATCHCLLLPAPFKPTSKITCSSITTQSQSAKQNLLTLISDQHRGLKTQNDPIKRSSIIQAIDAMADLGKDTVTTDDSLSATWRLLWTTEKEQLFIIEKAPLFGTQAGDVLQVIDVEKRTLNNVITFPPDGVFFVRSSIEVSSSQRVNFRFTSAVLRGKNWEIPLPPFGQGWFESLYIDEEIRVVKDIRGDYLVVDKAPYAWKE; this comes from the exons ATGGCCACATGTCATTGCCTCCTCCTCCCAGCTCCCTTCAAACCCACCTCCAAAATCACCTGCTCGTCAATCACAACACAGTCACAATCAGCCAAGCAAAACCTCCTTACTCTAATCTCCGATCAACACCGTGGCCTCAAAACCCAAAATGATCCCATTAAAAGATCCTCAATTATCCAAGCCATTGATGCAATGGCTGATCTAGGAAAAGATACAGTCACCACTGATGACTCACTTTCTGCCACTTGGCGGTTGCTTTGGACCACAGAGAAAGAGCAACTTTTTATCATAGAGAAAGCTCCATTGTTTGGTACTCAAGCTGGTGATGTTTTGCAGGTTATAGATGTTGAAAAAAGAACTCTCAATAATGTTATCACTTTTCCACCTGATGGGGTTTTCTTTGTACGCTCAAGTATCGAAGTTTCTTCCTCTCAAAGAGTGAATTTTAG atttacaAGTGCGGTTTTAAGAGGGAAGAATTGGGAGATACCGTTGCCTCCTTTCGGCCAGGGATG GTTTGAATCGTTGTACATTGATGAGGAGATTAGAGTAGTGAAGGATATCAGGGGAGATTATTTAGTTGTTGACAAAGCTCCTTATGCTTGGAAAGaatga
- the LOC118041367 gene encoding T-complex protein 1 subunit alpha, giving the protein MSIAAQTLDILGDRQSGQDVRTQNVMACQAVANIVKSSLGPVGLDKMLVDDIGDVTITNDGATILKMLEVEHPAAKVLVELAELQDREVGDGTTSVVIVASELLKRANDLVRNGIHPTSIISGYRLAMREACKYVEEKLAVKVEKLGKDSLVNCAKTSMSSKLIGGDSDFFANLVVDAVQSIKMTNVRGEVRYPIKGINILKAHGKSVKDSYLLNGYALNSGRAAQGMLMKVAPARVACLDFNLQKTKMQLGVQVLVTDPRELDKIRQREADMTKERIEKLLKAGANVVLTTKGIDDMALKYFVEAGAIAVRRVRKEDMRHVAKATGATLVSTFADMEGEETFEPSFLGYADEVVEERIADDDVIMIKGTKNTSAVSLVLRGANDYMLDEMERALHDALSIVKRTLESNTVVAGGGAVESALSVYLEYLATTLGSREQLAIAEFAESLLIIPKVLAVNAAKDATELVAKLRAYHHTAQTKADKKQLSSMGLDLLKGTVRNNLEAGVIEPAMSKVKIIQFATEAAITILRIDDMIKLVKDESQNDEQ; this is encoded by the exons ATGTCAATCGCCGCCCAGACACTTGATATACTCGGCGATAGACAGTCCGGCCAGGACGTTCGCACTCAAAAcg TGATGGCTTGTCAAGCAGTCGCCAATATTGTTAAATCCTCCCTCGGCCCTGTTGGGCTCGACAAG ATGCTGGTGGATGATATTGGAGATGTAACGATTACCAATGATGGTGCGACTATTCTTAAGATGTTAGAAGTAGAGCACCCGGCTGCTAAG GTGCTTGTGGAGTTGGCTGAGCTTCAAGACCGAGAAGTTGGAGATGGGACAACTTCAGTTGTTATTGTAGCTTCAGAGTTGCTTAAG AGAGCAAATGATCTAGTGAGGAATGGGATTCACCCTACTTCTATAATCAGTGGATATAGA CTTGCTATGAGGGAAGCATGCAAATATGTTGAAGAAAAATTGGCAGTGAAG GTTGAAAAGCTTGGAAAAGACTCTCTGGTAAACTGTGCCAAGACAAGTATGTCCTCAAAGCTGATAGGCGGTGACAGTGACTTCTTTGCTAATTTg GTTGTTGACGCTGTACAATCAATAAAGATGACCAATGTAAGAGGGGAAGTCAGATACCCCATCAAG GGCATCAATATTTTGAAAGCTCACGGCAAGAGTGTGAAGGATAGCTACCTTTTGAATGGATATGCTCTCAATTCTGGCCGTGCTGCTCAAGGAATGCTTATGAAAGTCGCACCTGCAAGAGTTGCGTGCCTTGACTTCAATCTTCAGAAGACAAAGATGCAATTGGGTGTACAAGTCTTGGTCACTGATCCTAGGGAGCTTGATAAAATTCGTCAAAG AGAAGCTGATATGACAAAGGAACGCATTGAGAAACTCTTGAAAGCTGGAGCAAATGTTGTATTAACTACAAAAGGAATTGATGACATGGCCCTTAAG TATTTTGTGGAGGCTGGGGCTATTGCTGTGAGACGTGTTCGGAAGGAGGATATGCGCCATGTCGCCAAGGCAACTGGTGCGACATTG GTTTCAACATTTGCTGATATGGAAGGGGAGGAAACATTTGAGCCATCATTTCTGGGATATGCTGATGAAGTTGTAGAGGAGCGAATTGCTGATGATGATGTCATTATGATTAAGGGGACAAAAAATACAAGTGCA GTCTCCTTGGTTCTCCGAGGTGCAAACGATTATATGCTTGATGAGATGGAGAGGGCACTTCATGATGCCTTATCTATTGTCAAGAGGACACTTGAATCTAATACG GTAGTAGCAGGAGGAGGGGCAGTTGAGTCTGCCTTATCTGTGTATTTGGAGTACCTTGCTACAACTCTGGGATCACGAGAACAGTTGGCAATTGCTGAGTTTGCTGaatctttattaattatacCAAAG GTGCTTGCTGTCAATGCTGCTAAGGATGCCACCGAGTTAGTTGCTAAGCTACGCGCTTACCACCACACAGCTCAAACAAAGGCTGATAAAAAGCAGTTGTCCAG CATGGGCCTAGATCTTTTAAAGGGGACTGTTCGCAACAACTTAGAGGCTGGAGTAATTGAGCCTGCCATGAGCAAAGTGAAGATAATTCAG TTTGCCACTGAAGCAGCCATAACTATTCTTCGGATCGATGACATGATCAAGCTTGTCAAAGATGAGAGTCAGAATGATGAGCAATAG
- the LOC118041366 gene encoding GATA transcription factor 4, whose translation MDVHGGLSTTTAPDYFHIDDLLDFSNDDLLDFSNDDLLSSPSSSIDHHHLPPPETSSIHHHHFPSSTYINNPSSLSTDFTDHLSVPTDDVAELEWLSQFVEDSFSDFPSIINIPTDTSFCNKSRSKRSRANTTATSSSPELETAVTSKSRLKKENNGEPHSPAEEGTVRRCTHCASEKTPQWRTGPLGPKTLCNACGVRYKSGRLVPEYRPAASPTFVLTRHSNSHRKVLELRRQKEMTVRRQQQHGYQGYEVC comes from the exons ATGGATGTACATGGAGGATTGTCTACCACCACTGCACCTGATTATTTCCACATTGATGACCTTTTAGACTTCTCTAATGACGACCTCTTAGACTTCTCTAATGACGACCTCCTCTCCTCACCCTCCTCCTCCATCGACCACCACCACCTTCCTCCACCCGAAACCTCCTCCATTCATCACCACCACTTCCCCTCCTCCACCTATATTAATAATCCTTCTTCTCTCTCCACTGACTTCACTGACCATCTCTCTGTCCCA ACCGATGACGTGGCAGAGCTAGAGTGGCTATCGCAATTCGTGGAGGACTCGTTCTCCGACTTTCCGAGCATCATTAATATCCCCACCGACACGTCGTTTTGCAACAAATCTCGCAGCAAACGCTCACGAGCCAACACCACTGCGACTTCCTCCTCGCCGGAGCTCGAAACTGCGGTGACCAGCAAATCGAGATTGAAGAAGGAAAACAACGGAGAGCCGCATTCTCCGGCGGAGGAGGGGACAGTGCGGAGGTGCACGCACTGCGCGTCGGAGAAGACTCCTCAGTGGAGGACGGGTCCGCTGGGTCCAAAAACGCTATGCAATGCCTGTGGAGTCAGGTATAAGTCGGGTCGACTTGTTCCAGAATACCGACCCGCAGCGAGTCCGACTTTTGTCTTGACCCGGCATTCGAATTCGCACCGTAAAGTTTTGGAGCTCCGAAGACAGAAAGAGATGACGGTGAGGCGGCAGCAGCAGCACGGTTACCAAGGCTATGAAGTTTGCTAA
- the LOC118041365 gene encoding RGS1-HXK1-interacting protein 1, with protein MAIDVESPSPQEKPSTQRPPPPPLPAETYLTSIIKSKPAEETAPWIDNAMQQALIYQKNIQASLDTSIEASKSRFSEITSTSQAHFSQTISEIGVYEGKLFGKVKEGINVAASHPLITSAVAVGLGLVALKRPRQILYYKTLRLFTSEEALLSQADAKVKELQQSISLLKAESENLKRRASLAEEELIRGRTKLRQAGKQIQGVICSAYKIERQATGLRDILGELPRADASRFQSQVSSLASETKQERNALSKMITKISNYRISV; from the exons ATGGCGATAGACGTAGAATCACCATCACCGCAGGAGAAGCCTAGCACCCAGCggccaccacctccaccactaCCAGCAGAAACTTACTTGACTTCGATAATAAAATCGAAGCCAGCAGAAGAAACCGCGCCATGGATCGATAACGCAATGCAACAAGCTCttatttaccaaaaaaacattCAAGCCTCCCTTGACACTTCCATCGAAGCTTCAAAATCTCGCTTTTCTGAAATCACCTCGACTTCTCAAGCTCATTTCAGCCAAACGATT TCAGAGATTGGTGTTTACGAGGGTAAATTATTTGGCAAGGTTAAAG AGGGGATTAATGTTGCAGCTTCGCATCCGTTGATTACGAGCGCTGTTGCTGTTGGATTGGGACTTGTGGCTCTTAAAA GACCAAGACAAATTTTGTACTACAAGACCTTGCGTCTTTTTACGAGTGAAGAG GCCTTGCTTTCCCAAGCTGATGCTAAAGTAAAGGAATTGCAACAGTCAATTAGCCTCCTGAAGGCTGAAAGTGAGAATTTGAAG AGGAGGGCATCGTTAGCTGAAGAAGAATTGATTAGGGGAAGGACGAAGCTCAG GCAAGCAGGGAAGCAGATCCAAGGTGTAATTTGCTCAGCTTACAAGATTGAAAGACAAGCTACGG GTTTGAGGGATATTCTTGGGGAGTTGCCTAGAGCAGATGCATCTAGATTTCAGTCACAA GTTTCCAGCTTAGCTTCTGAGACAAAGCAAGAAAGGAATGCTTTGTCCAAGATGATCACAAAAATCAGTAACTATAGAATCTCAGTTTGA